From the Lodderomyces beijingensis strain CBS 14171 genome assembly, chromosome: 8 genome, the window TGCTAAATGGGAACCTTTCTTTCCCCCTTCTTGGTTGAAAGATGAATCCAAGAAGTACCCGGTTGGTTGGTTCTGGAAGTAGAAGCAACAGAGAACTTCTCGCACTATGTCATCAGTGCCAAAGTACACGACTTATCGGTTTTGCCACGAGGCACGTGATCCACCAACTCGATCACCACCAGGACTTTTGCATCCATATGGCCATTCAAGTGAAGAATCTTGGACGCTGTTAATATCAAGTAGAATGAAAGTCACTATCaattgttttctttctgaAAAGTCACCGTGACATTTTACAAGTTTCATCCAGGGCTAATTATTCAGCATTAGGAGTCCCCATTTCGTAATAAATTGAGAGGTATGAAACTGTCTGGCGTATATACAACTATGCATCTTATATTAAGTTTTCAACCCTTTGTCGCAATGAAACCATTATCCAATTGAGAGAAGATGCACCTTTGTCGCgttggaaatgaaaaaaacaaagataCTCCCCTGATGTTTAAAGACTCGAAAAAGATGCAGGGCAGATTGAACACGCTCAAGAGGTTAAATATGCATGCATGCTAGCAGGAGTAGAAGGGGATAAGGAGAAGAGGAGCGAGGTGGGGCACATGGGCAATAACTGTGGGAAGACTTAGCGGCAACAGGGCAGAATAAGTTGGAAACAGGggtttctttggttttttttttgtttttaagTACCTTTTGTGCAGATCGAGGGTTGCATCATGTTGAGCCTGGGTTCAAACAATCATGATGGGTCCAAAAGCAgaacccttttttttcaatttcatttttttgtttatgaACAATAGTGGTGAGATGAAGGCGTGAAGGAACGGCATCGATGACGAAAGAAGGTAGATGTTAACAACTCAGGATACAACTGAGAGGGCCTCGAGTGCAATTACTGAGTGGCAtgctgaaaaatttgggGTTGATAGTTTTCGCCGCCAGTGAAGGCAAGAATGACCCAGAGATTAATTCAATAACCAATTGAAAATACCGCTGGCAGCTGGCACGAACGAATCAATGAATCAACGATTGCAAATTTTCCTTCGTCAGCTTAACACCCAAGTGTCAACACGTCAACACGACTCTAACCTGAAACGAAATCGTCAAGGCTTTAAAGTTTCTGCTTAAGCTTCACCATCCACCCCCCCTGGCTTCATCCAACCCTTCGTCTCGTTGTTCTTCGCCCCTTAAAACCGCCCCTGAATTCATCAAAATTACGTGTAATATACTACGTGAGCCAAGCCTATTTCTGTAAACGGTAAATGGACAGCCTATTTTAGCCAAATGGAGTTTACTCGATTGAGAAAATAGAGCAAAAGCTCCAATAATGCAACGGTAATACAGgtgaaaaaatttcaaagtcaTCCACGCTCGGTATCGTCAAGAGAATCCAACAACGCTAACAACACTcacaacaacgaaaacaGCACTAACAATAGtaggaagaaaaagggagtGCTGCCTGTCGCCTTGATTCCAGCTCGTGGCAGTTGTCATAACTTGAAGCtcaacttttttcttcttacTCATCCAAGGGCAGAACAAcaggaacaacaacagcaactttGTATAAAACGAAACGCGAAGAATAAAAACTCACCAAAAAGCGTGAGGCGAAACCTCGAGATTCTTCTCCCTAGTGAAATTTGGGGTgcagaaaacaaaaaaaagcactGGACTGCGAGAGATGATGCATCGCTCGTTAAACACGGATTGTTGACGTGTTTGAAACGTGCCCGATTAAGGTggatttttgtttttgttttggttaTGAGGTTTGctgttttccttttctgcaaaatttttttgaccGTGTTTCTGCACGTGACCGATTGATTACATAACAAAAGTGGTTGCAACGGTAATTGCTTACGTAATTTTTGCAGTAATTTTTTCTCATTTCGTCCCACttcgacaacaacaaacaacagGCGCAAAGTGAGCAATTTGGTGGGCCtttaaaaataaaaaagataCCCTGTTCCATGTATGTGAGGTGTACATGAGTTGTAATTTCTGTCCCAAATAATTTAAATGAGGTGCATCTCGGCGTATATTTGGTACTTCTTATTCCTCAAGGTAACTGAGTTTAATTGactgcaatttttttttgttttttaatTAATTTCATTCAAATATAAACAATCAATCAAACTCGATATATTTTtgtatttgcaaaaaaagaacgcgctttttctttaatgGTGCTATGCTACATCTCTATAATCCCTTTatggtatatatatatatgatTTATGAAATATAAGGTGGAAATATATggtgtatatatatatatatcgTCTGCCGTCTACTGTCTCAAAACTCAAGAGTTTTCCTCAATTCTACTCTTTACTGTTGCGTCaaacttctttctttctaaTTGATATCTTCCTAAGcttcaaacttttccatTCGTTCATTCCCATTTTGCAGAATCATGATTAGCTCATATACCCCCGAGAAGTTGCCAAGTACAAGCGCCATCTTGGAAAACATACACTCGGCCAATGCTATCAATAAACATAATAACAACCGCGGTAGCAACACCGCTATCAAGAAGATCACTTTACCTCCGTTGTCCACGATTTTATCTACAGCTCAGACAGATCACTATAGAGACCACCCATTGACACCTTACCATTCCTCGTTCAAATACAATTCACCAGCTTCAAGCTATTTCCAACAACCAGCTTCGGCCGCCACAGTTGCTCATTCTCATTCTCATCCGGCCCTTGCCCATTCTtctatttcttcttcttcttcgtgtTATTGTTCGACCCCAAATGTCCAGTTTGttccaacgccaccacCTACTACCGACCACCACCCTGCTGAAAGACACAGACTGGTCTCGGAGGAACGGCAAGGCTTGAAAAGGTCGAGTTCATTCGTGGACGCATCCGACACCAGCATTCTCGAGATTATCAAAAATAAACCTCATAGCTACTCCAATTCATATGCAAACACATCGACAGCATCCATCTCCTCGGTCACCTCGGCCACTTCAACCACTTCGTCAGCTTCGTCATCTTGCTCGACTTCTTCATCGGTGTTGGCTCAAAACGACAGCAAGGCTTATGCATTCATATCCCACTCACCAGCAACTTTCCCCTCGCAAGAGCCAGCAATCGATAACGCACCCTTggcaagaaggaaaagaagaagaacgtCACAACAAGAATTGAACATTCTCAACCGGGAGTTTGAAAGAGGCTCGACCCCAAACAAATCACGTCGCATCGAAATCGCCAAGTGTGTAAGAATGACTGAAAAAGCCGTGCAAATATGGTTCCAAAACAAGAGACAAAGCATACGGAAACAGTCCTGTTCCCAGAGAGAAGTTCTCGAActtccaccaacaaccataacgattcaagaacaacagcagcaacaacaacaacaacacgaACAACACGAACAACAAAAAGCTGTGCCCATTATTTCTTCGACTCCAACAAAAGCTCTTCCACATTCAATTCCTTTATTCAGACATATAACCCCACTACACAATCAGCAAAGCCACCAAGCTTCCACTTCATTGCCCCGTATACCACCAccttctacttcttcttcaacaacaacagcgacaACAACTTTACCAGCCGTGCCTGCGGTCCACAATCAAATGATTGAAacgaacaaaaaacaaccacacaGACTAAACGGAGTCAATGCATCTACAATGACATTCAAATTGATCCCAAGTAAGGTCACGAGAAAGATCTTGGGAGAAGTGACAAACAGAAGCTGAGTGGTTTGAAACCAACAGATTCTGTCCATAGAATCGTCCTCTTAATGTCTGTTTAtgtatatatctatatctATATCTATATCTATCTAACGTTATACGTTCATTTTCTAGTTTGAAAAGGTCTAAATCACGTGTCTCGACACTTGTAGCCCATGAAGGGTTTCACACAAGCTGACCTGTAACATTCCACCATCCTTAACATAACCACAAGAAAACACTTCACCAAGTGAAATGTAGTCCCGTCCAGATCAGGAATAACTCAAACTTTGAACTTTCAACTCTCAACCAACcacccccctcccccctaTAAAAGAGCCGCATTACATCGATCAACACAAACAGTTGCGCAACTCCCCCTTCCATATGCGAAATCATCCCTTTCAACGCACGACAATAAGGGGGAAGGATCAAATCGCGAATCTCCTATATTTTCACAGACTTTACCATCACTAGTCTCGTATATCTCAAAAAGTTATATCTTAATGTGGTGCCTCATTTGGTGCGTTTGGCAAAATTTGCATAATCACGTGGCAAAAATCCTTGTtctcttttcattttggtGGAAACTACTGCGAAATTTATGCGGAAGTTTTCGCAGCCAGTTGGCTGATCTTTGCAACTATCGTCCAGAGAGAGGTGTCTCTTCGGACTATTTCACCAAAGCTTTATCTATTTCGTTAGGGTGAGCTAGAAGACCACGCTTTTGGAATCACTCTGTCATAGTGGGTCTTTAGCGACTCCTTCAAACCTAGCTCCCTTTTCTCCTGAATGCAAACAACTTATCACCAGCGAAGAAGGATGAGGTTATTGACATTTCAAATGAAAGTCAGGTGTGTCTTCTCGGTCACTGATTCGTGAACGAGCCCAGACAGCCATACACGCAAGTTGATATAACCAGTCGAACAGTGACTAGCATTCGAGGTCGGGGAGTCAGAGGAGGAGGGCGGATTGGAGGTCCCTGCCAGTTCTCAGAGAAGCTCCAGTTCCCGATCCCCTCTGATTCGATTGCCCGCGCATCATGTCAGACTCTCGAGTAGGAATCCATGACCGCGTATGTGACTCTGGGCCTCCAACTCTGGGCCCCCAACTCTGCTGAGTTTATGAGGTTCGCTAGCGGCGCATTCATCTCTCGCCAAGGGGCTCCTTATCGCAGAAAGTTTAGCCCGTAAAAGAGAATAGAGAACAAACTTGTAGTATGTCTTCCATTTACCATCTTTATTTGTATGGAATTAAAGTACATGAAAAAAGTATACAAGCCACCACAATTCAAAGTATATGAACAACCATGAACAAATTAATATCGGCAGCGGCCGTACCACACCTTTTTCCCCACCTCCCAAACTTtgtcatttttttattctccAACATAGTTCTAAAAATGAGAAATTTAACGACCACGGGAAGTAGTTTTGGTGTGTTGACCTCTGACTTTCAAGCCCCAGAAGTGTCTGATACCTCTGTGCGATCtgatcttcttcaatctttCCAAGTCATCTCTCAATTTGGATTCCAagttgttggccaagacgTGGTAATCCTTACcgtcaacttgatctttttgtCTGTTCAAGAACCAAGTTGGGATCTTGAAGTTGGTTGGGTTTTGCATTATGGTGACGATTCTCTCCAATTCTTCTTGGGTCAATTCACCGGctctcttgttcaagtcaacATCGGCTTTTTTGCACACCAAGTTGGAGTATCTTCTACCGACACCTCtgatcttggtcaaggcgTACATGATCTTGATTCTACCATCGATGTTGGTGTTCAACAAActaaaagaaaatggaTGTTAGTAAAGCTAGCTCAAAAGTGGAGCACTATTTTGGAGATTCACGTGGAAGGGGTTGGAGCATATTTGAGAACTCTTGTTCAAAGCTGAATATGAGAGCACACAAGGCAAACCCTGATGGGCGGTCACAAATGAGGAGTTCATCACTGGATAATGGGAAGATTTTCACAGATGGTTCTCCTGATCCTAGATTTTCCCAAAAATGATCACCGTGTGGTTGTGGATGATTCTTGATGAACAAACGGTGTGGTCGAAAATGAAGTCACTATTCTCAAAAACTCCTTTAAAGCTTCAATAGGCTCTGATCATGGTCTCAATACAATGCTGTCTCTTATATGATATTCTCTATTCTTAAAATTCCCTCCTAGGGGTTCAATCAGTTGATGGATTCTGCCCTCCATTTCGCTCCAACATTCCccgtctctctctcttaAATTTTAGGCGGAACAAGCCATTAAATCACATACCGTAAAATGTGCTGGAATGAACCTTGTTCTTGGACAACTAATGGCATATTGGGCTGTGTCTTTGACTTTACTGTTCCTTGATAGTAGGTCTTTGTATTGAAAATTTCGTTAACTAGCTGGTGGTTTTTTCTCTGCTGGTGGAGCCAAGCGTCTGGCGCAGagggaggaggaaaaaatttaaagTATGCGCAAGGGCTCTAGCCCTAGATGTCACGTGCACGCCCAAACTCCATCACCACTACAACCATCATCGTGAACATGATCACGGCCATGATCAACAGCCACACTCTATCTAGAGCTCCAAATCGGAGCCATGTTGAAATGCAAGAAGCCTCGTCCATTCTCAATCTATTTACAGATCCATTCGCTgccccccctctctcttcACGGCTCTATTTACTGCCATACATCGAAATAAGCCATTGCAAAGCTGGCAACTCAACAAAGACTCTATTCGCCTTTAAAATATCCCTCACCTGCAAATCCTCCTTGAGGACAACTTTCCCCttgcacttgttcaaaaCCTTCGCTCTATCGCGTCTCTTaaccagcttcaacttctcgGGGTTGACAAAGAAATGCCTCATGCTCAACAGCAACTTCTCCCTAGGCGCGTCCGTGACAAACAACATGTTCAACCGGGTGAGCCCGTGCGTGCTAACGAAACTCTGGCTAACTTCCAAATTGCGCTGCTTGAAATCGCATTCGTtctcaaccacaaccaagtTGCCCCGCTTATACTGCACCGTCAACGCAGTCTGCACCGCTTTCGAGTAGACTTTAAAGGGCAAATCGGTGCTCCAGTCATGCGGACCCTTGATCGCGTGCGCCTTGACCTCGTTATACAAGTGCGGCGAGTTTCCAGAACCCAAACGTGCCCGGCCCGAGCCCTTTTGCGGACGCAATTTGCGTCCCGAGTACGGTTTATCCGACTTGAGCGTGACGAAATTGGAGCCGACCCTCGCGGCATCGGCCTCGTAGACCACGGCGCTCCATAGCAAATCTCGTCTCGTGGGGATctcggtgttgaaaaactgctGTGGGAGCGGGATGAACGACTTGGGGGCCAAGCTGGGGAAAGTGCGCAATTGCGCCAAGGTGTACTTTGGCGGCGTGGCTATATTTAGTATGGGCTGCGATTTGGTGGGCGCTTGGGTCGCCAACCTTCGTATCGAATTGAGCATCGTCTTCATTGCTGGGCAACTGCTGGCCTTCTTGTTTTGCCGGCTATCGTTGGATCTGGATCTGCGCATCAACAAAAgttgcaagtttttccaaaccCTCTGGACTGGGATAACTTGGTAGCTCGACCAGCACCACAACCGACACCATTTACAGAGCTCAAGACGTGAAGTTCAAttcgaaatcaaaaaaaaaatctaatACGTTATTATACAGAATCTAAGTTAGGGATTTGATGAGGTTTTAGCACCCCCATCCGCCGGTTCCTCTTCTCGTTCTCCTTCTCGTTCTCCAGCGCCTTCTACTTCATCGTCGCTTCCAACAATGAAATCATCGAGCCGTGAATCTGACACCGAATCACCCAATTCGATATCATCGGTATAATCTTCACTTTCAGCTCGCGCGTATGAACCCTGTGAGTCTCTACCTTTGAATCTGTCCAAGGTCTTGGCGAAAAAGCCCTTTGGTTGAGATGCATCTGCCTCCTCTTCAAACATGCTCAACTGATCTGCCCATTGGAcatttttcttgtttcttcgGCCATTAGAGCTTTTCTTCATAATCGGCAGGGGTCTTGCTCTCCAGGACGCATATAATATATAAATACCCCAAAGCACAACTAAAATGACTCCAAGTTGTATAACCCtggtgattttgtttgCCGAAgagtcttcttcttctccttctgctgttgctgacGTTCCGGTTGTGGATGTTTCTGACGAGCTCGAGGCAGGCGCAGGTTCCTCACTAGACTCGGTTGGAGTTTCTTCTGTTTCTTCCGAGACACCCTTGGCCTTGATCCCCAAGGGATAAGTGACAAATTGGGCTTTTCCCTCATGTTGTCTCTTGTCATAGTTGTCACTaaccaagtccaacaacgCTCTTGACACATCGGGCAAATCGTACGGCACCATGTGGCTTGAATTGTAGATATTAATAAAGGTCAAGTTTCTCTCCTGTAAGATATacccaacttgttgatcgTCATGAACCCAATCGATTTTCGCTTCGTAATCTTCAAACCCCTTTTGACCGCCCcatttcaacttcttgacGTATTGAAGCACTCCGTCAGAGTTGCAAATGATATCGTTGGCACCATTGAATAAGATAATCGGCACTTGTTTCAATAGATCGGCAAACAAGTGCACCGAGGGGAACGAGTGGCGAGCATCGAAACTGTTGCCCACGCGTCCACTGCACTCGTGCCatgttttcattttcttcaaattcaaaacgTGTTTGATATCAtcactttgcaaaaaaggTGTCACATATTTCAATTCCATGGGCCAGTTCATTCCACACGATGGATACGAATCTTTCAAAGTGTAATCGTACATGTTGAtgcatctttcaaaatggGCCGCGTTACCGTCAAAAGTCGCCAGGAGCAACTGAGGCAATATATCCTCGCATTGGCTAGAGTCAATCTCCACGGGGTTAACAGCATCGCTGTCAAAATGCGCATCTACTTGATCCACAATCCGTTGGCATTGTTCATGCCTGTAAAGCAACTGCAACCAACGCGGGTTCTCTTTGGTGATTAGTCCTTTGTCAACGAAAAAGGGCAAATACGACAAACACTGTTCGTTTGGAGATACCCATCCATTCCCAATAAGCAACCCTTTTAGATTGTACCGTTTTTGACCCTCTTTCAACTGGACGTTTCTCTTGATGATGGAATCAGCAATATATGGA encodes:
- a CDS encoding mitochondrial 54S ribosomal protein uL4m, whose amino-acid sequence is MRRSRSNDSRQNKKASSCPAMKTMLNSIRRLATQAPTKSQPILNIATPPKYTLAQLRTFPSLAPKSFIPLPQQFFNTEIPTRRDLLWSAVVYEADAARVGSNFVTLKSDKPYSGRKLRPQKGSGRARLGSGNSPHLYNEVKAHAIKGPHDWSTDLPFKVYSKAVQTALTVQYKRGNLVVVENECDFKQRNLEVSQSFVSTHGLTRLNMLFVTDAPREKLSLSMRHFFVNPEKLKSVKRRDRAKVLNKCKGKVVLKEDLQVRDILKANRVFVELPALQWLISMYGSK
- a CDS encoding 40S ribosomal protein uS13, which gives rise to MPLVVQEQGSFQHILRLLNTNIDGRIKIMYALTKIRGVGRRYSNLVCKKADVDLNKRAGELTQEELERIVTIMQNPTNFKIPTWFLNRQKDQVDGKDYHVLANNLESKLRDDLERLKKIRSHRGIRHFWGLKVRGQHTKTTSRGR